One region of Maylandia zebra isolate NMK-2024a linkage group LG10, Mzebra_GT3a, whole genome shotgun sequence genomic DNA includes:
- the med13a gene encoding mediator of RNA polymerase II transcription subunit 13a, with amino-acid sequence MSSCFVPNGASLEDCHSNLFCLADLTGIKWKRFVWQGPTSAPILFPVTEEDPILCSFSRCLKADILSVWRRCQQQGRRELWLFWWGDDPNFADLIHNELAAEDNGLWENGPSYECRTLLFKAIHNLLERCLMNRSFVRIGKWFVKPYEKDEKPINKSEHLSCAFTFFLHGESNVCTSVEINQHQPVYHLTEEHLTLAQQASSPFQVILSPFGLNGTLTGQSFKMSDPPTQKLIEEWNQFYPISPSAKENVSEDKVEDMDWEDESLASVEVLVGGVRMVYPACLVLVPQSDIPVVTPVGSSHCTAVYSGGHQVPASQREPAMSLVTLTPPTSPEEAQTVDSHSAQKWVKMPSSSDAFSVDRTSHHGGKIPRRLASQMVERVWQECNINRAQNKRKFPAATNGTCEEEPSEKVGTWDFVESSQRSYCSCSRYKLVKQRTANNTGQPQSAGQPSQPPTKHKTGGEKPEKGDKQQKRPQTPFHHRSLASDEASIDTEATAGQRLALRSQDGARFPSIRSADVSAIQKAPQLHSGGVSTGPSEQANSPQPPPLSPHPCERSEESGEGMKNPSTPNSQHFYQPQPEACLVGVKGSSEEQGGPEALNQHFQSHQPNPHPGTSAYSEPPEPTVYVGAAINLEDDSSHAPWRLFNLPRRKEAELPTPLLPGDKLREEAAASQDNLVSVTEVMSTSKWPLKVSEERVQMYRARRNQHLAAAVTDGDHEPEVDPYAFEEGDVKFTFSNKKDKSGGEREPGKKHKGEDGGTGPSDDPQRAAPHNRVTSTSLIHETDLVVSINDLDNLFNSDEDELAPGSRRPVNGTDGIFGNKENKSSILDPVPCSDHLIQMFPTPPSLEQHIMGYSPMNMCSKEYCTMDPSTGMTTVEGPSTLGGHFKIEVEESFCSPKPSEIKDYSFVYKPELCQLFVGCSMFAPLKTLPSQCLPPIKVPEDCIYRPSWTMGRDMLNPVPVMTYLNKDSNIPSVGSTMDQEYTPQTQTPFMINSAPPSNSGGTGILPSPATPRFSAPTPRTPRTPRTPRGPSSVQGSIKYENSDLCSPAASTPSTCRPLNSVEPATVPSIPEAHSLYVTLILSETVMNLFKDCNFDSCCICECNMNIKGADAGVYLSDPVSEAQKLCSCGFSAVVNRRYGNGSGLFLEDELDIIGRGTDISREAEKRFEELRLSSLERNGAGRSDHISDELILLLQDQCTNPFSPISVLEHDAVTRGPGGAPIPPCVRVEERDYRSDCYMAMEHGRQFMDNMSGGKVDEALVKSTCLHSWAKQNAVDVSALCSQDVLRVLMSLQPVLQDAIQKKRTVRSWGVQGPLTWQQFHKMAGRGSYGTDESPEPLPIPTFLVGYEYDFVVLSPFGLPYWEKLLLDPFGSQRDIGYLVVCPDNEALLSGAKTFFRDLTAVYESCRLGQHRPISKGYADGIVLVGGNGAKTPVDQPVSDWFLKAASSNSDTFAKLKLYAQVCRHNLAPYLASQALDSSLLTQPSPTPSSNQSSSTQLSNSTSSTASQQASVNAAGSTVPSSSGPSNSSAPSNNLVTSSGQTGSTIPAKPGSFPPFGSMGGQGQGGGPQSGQLGQQAGTQNTGASGDNSSSQAQGPTEPPESTLEREKVGVPTDGESHAVTYPPAIVVYIVDPFSYEEADRGAGPVPAQSSVWTLGLLRCYLEMLQSLPPHIRNSVSVQIIPCQYLLQPVRGEDRHIYAQHLKSLAFSVFTQCRRPLPASTNVKSLTGFGPGLAIDTALKSPERPECLRLYTPPFILAPVKDKQTELGETFGEASQKYNVLFVGYCLSHDQRWLLATCTDLYGELLETCIINIDVPHRARRKKGSVRRLGLQKLWDWCLGLVQMTSLPWRVVIGRLGRIGHGELKDWSILLNRRNLQSLSRRLKDMCRMCGISASDTPSILSVCLVAMEPQGSFIIMPDSVSTGSVFGRSTTLNMQTSQLSTPQDTSCTHILVFPTSAIVQVASCNYTNIDTNIDILNPTTDGSDAIEILALLDQENDLVDPDIINISPTTSPVHSPGSHYHHGGDGSKGQSTDRMESHEEVPNLLQQPLALGYFVSTAKAGPLPDWFWSACPQAQNQCPLFLKASLHLHVSSVQSDELLHSKHSHPLDSNQTSDVLRFVLEQYNALSWLTCDPATQDRRSCLPIHFVVLNQMYNFIMNML; translated from the exons TGAGCACTTGTCCTGCGCCTTCACCTTCTTCTTACATGGCGAGAGCAACGTGTGCACCAGCGTGGAGATCAACCAGCACCAGCCTGTCTACCATCTCACAGAGGAGCACCTTACTCTGGCTCAGCAGGCATCCAGCCCCTTCCAAG TGATCCTGAGTCCATTTGGTCTAAATGGAACACTGACTGGCCAGTCCTTTAAGATGTCAGACCCACCTACCCAGAAGCTGATTGAGGAGTGGAACCAGTTCTATCCCATCAGTCCCAGTGCCAAGGAGAACGTGTCAGAGGACAAAGTAGAGGACATGGACTGGGAGGATGAATCTCTGGCCTCTGTTGAGGTCCTCGTTG GTGGTGTGCGTATGGTGTACCCAGCCTGCCTGGTGCTGGTACCCCAGTCAGACATCCCTGTTGTGACCCCTGTGGGGTCCTCCCACTGCACTGCCGTCTACTCGGGTGGCCACCAAGTGCCTGCTTCCCAGCGAGAGCCCGCCATGTCTTTGGTGACACTCACCCCTCCCACATCACCTGAAGAGGCGCAGACAG TGGACTCTCACTCGGCTCAGAAGTGGGTTAAGATGCCTTCATCATCTGATGCGTTTAGCGTGGACAGAACAAGTCACCACGGAGGAAAGATTCCACGCCGGCTAGCCAGTCAGATGGTGGAGCGTGTCTGGCAAGAGTGCAATATCAACCGAGCCCAGAACAA GCGAAAGTTTCCAGCTGCAACCAACGGTACCTGCGAGGAGGAGCCAAGTGAGAAAGTGGGAACCTGGGATTTTGTGGAGTCTTCACAGAGGTCGTACTGCAGCTGTTCGAG ATACAAATTAGTTAAGCAGCGAACAGCCAATAACACGGGCCAGCCTCAGTCAGCTGGCCAGCCATCCCAACCTCCGACCAAGCACAAAACTGGAGGAGAGAAGCCAGAGAAGGGTGACAAGCAGCAGAAAAGACCCCAGACACCCTTCCATCATCGCAGCCTGGCCAGCGACGAAGCCTCCATAGACACAGAAGCAACAGCTGGACAAAGGTTGGCCCTGAGGAGTCAGGATGGAGCAAGATTTCCTAGTATTCGCTCTGCAGATGTATCTGCCATCCAAAAAGCCCCCCAGCTCCACAGTGGGGGCGTTAGCACTGGGCCATCAGAACAGGCCAACTCCCCTCAGCCCCCACCACTTAGTCCCCACCCCTGTGAACGCAGTGAGGAGTCAGGGGAGGGCATGAAGAACCCTTCGACCCCCAATAGCCAACACTTTTACCAGCCGCAGCCGGAAGCTTGCCTGGTCGGGGTGAAGGGCAGCAGCGAGGAGCAAGGAGGGCCAGAGGCTCTGAATCAGCACTTCCAATCCCATCAACCCAACCCCCACCCCGGAACCTCAGCCTACTCCGAGCCTCCTGAGCCTACCGTGTATGTGGGTGCAGCGATCAACCTGGAGGACGACAGCTCCCACGCACCATGGAGGTTATTCAACTTACCCCGAAGGAAAGAAGCCGAGCTGCCCACGCCGCTGCTGCCTGGAGACAAGTTGAGAGAGGAGGCAGCCGCATCACAAGACAACCTGGTGTCGGTCACAGA GGTGATGTCTACGTCTAAATGGCCACTCAAGGTTTCCGAAGAACGCGTGCAGATGTATCGAGCCAGGAGGAACCAGCATCTTGCTGCTGCTGTAACAGATGGAGATCACGAGCCTGAGGTCGACCCCTACGCCTTTGAGGAAGGAGATGTCAAGTTCACATTCTCCAACAAGAAGGATAAGTCAGGCGGGGAGCGGGAGCCAGGAAAGAAACACAAG GGTGAGGATGGAGGGACCGGCCCATCAGATG ACCCTCAGCGTGCAGCGCCTCACAACCGCGTGACTTCCACCAGCCTGATCCACGAGACGGACCTGGTGGTGTCCATCAACGACCTGGACAACCTCTTCAACTCAGATGAGGATGAGCTGGCG CCGGGTTCCAGGCGACCGGTGAATGGAACGGACGGGATATTTGGCAACAAGGAAAACAAATCATCCATCTTGGATCCTGTACCCT GTTCAGATCATCTAATCCAGATGTTTCCCACGCCTCCCTCCCTGGAGCAGCACATCATGGGATACTCTCCTATGAACATGTGCAGCAAGGAGTACTGCACCATGGATCCCAGCACGGGCATGACAACAGTGGAAGGCCCTTCAACTCTAGGAGGGCACTTCAAGATTGAGGTGGAGGAGAGCTTCTGTAGCCCTAAGCCATCTGAGATCAAG GACTATTCTTTTGTGTACAAGCCAGAGCTGTGTCAGCTATTTGTAGGCTGCTCCATGTTTGCCCCGCTGAAGACATTGCCCAGTCAGTGTCTCCCACCTATCAAAGTACCAGAGGACTGCATCTACCGACCCAGCTGGACCATGGGCAGGGACATGCTCAACCCCGTGCCTGTGATGACCTACCTTAACAAGGACAG TAACATCCCCAGTGTGGGCAGCACCATGGACCAAGAGTACACCCCTCAAACCCAGACGCCTTTCATGATCAACAGCGCTCCACCAAGTAACAGTGGTGGCACCGGCATCCTGCCCTCACCCGCCACCCCCCGCTTCTCCGCCCCTACCCCACGTACGCCTCGCACCCCCCGCACGCCACGTGGCCCCTCCAGCGTCCAGGGTTCAATCAAGTACGAGAATTCTGACCTCTGCTCCCCAGCGGCGTCAACCCCCTCCACCTGCCGACCGCTGAATTCGGTGGAGCCGGCCACGGTACCCTCCATCCCCGAGGCCCACAGCCTCTACGTCACCCTCATCCTCTCCGAGACGGTCATGAACCTCTTCAAGGACTGCAACTTTGACAGCTGCTGCATCTGCGAGTGCAACATGAACATCAAAGGAGCGGATGCGGGCGTGTACCTGAGCGACCCGGTCAGCGAGGCCCAGAAACtttgcagctgtggcttcaGCGCCGTGGTCAACAGGCGCTATGGGAACGGCTCGGGCCTCTTCCTGGAGGACGAGCTGGACATCATCGGCCGCGGCACGGACATcagcagagaggcagagaagCGCTTCGAGGAGCTGCGGCTTTCCTCGCTGGAGAGAAATGGAGCCGGGAGAAGCGACCATATCTCGGACGAGCTGATTCTGCTCCTGCAGGATCAGTGCACAAACCCCTTTTCACCCATTTCAGTTCTGGAGCATGACGCAGTGACTCGGGGGCCAGGCGGGGCTCCTATACCCCCATGTGTACGGGTAGAGGAGAGGGACTACCGCAGCGACTGCTACATGGCCATGGAGCACGGCAGGCAGTTCATGGACAACATGTCAGGTGGCAAGGTGGACGAGGCGCTGGTCAAGAGCACCTGTCTGCACAGCTGGGCCAAACAAAATG CAGTGGACGTGAGTGCGCTGTGCTCTCAGGATGTGCTGCGGGTGCTGATGTCCCTGCAGCCCGTACTCCAGGATGCAATCCAGAAGAAAAGGACGGTGCGGTCATGGGGCGTTCAGGGTCCCCTCACCTGGCAGCAGTTCCACAAGATGGCTGGACGGGGCTCTTACG GCACAGACGAGTCCCCGGAGCCTCTACCCATCCCCACCTTCTTAGTGGGTTATGAGTATGACTTTGTGGTACTGTCTCCATTTGGTCTGCCCTACTGGGAGAAGCTGTTGCTGGATCCCTTCGGCTCCCAGCGGGACATCGGCTATCTGGTTGTTTGTCCTGACAACGAGGCTCTGCTCAGTGGTGCCAAGACCTTCTTCAGAGACCTCACCGCTGTTTATGAG TCATGTCGTCTGGGACAGCACCGGCCCATTTCCAAAGGCTACGCTGATGGCATCGTCCTTGTTGGTGGCAACGGAGCCAAGACCCCCGTGGATCAGCCAGTCAGTGATTGGTTCCTCAAGGCTGCCAGCAGCAACAGTGACACCTTCGCTAAGCTCAAACTCTATGCACAAGTGTGCCGCCACAACCTCG CTCCATACCTCGCATCACAGGCATTAGACAGCTCTCTCCTTACGCAGCCCAGCCCCACACCCTCATCCAACCAGTCATCATCCACACAACTATCTAACTCCACCTCCAGCACAGCCAGCCAGCAGGCTTCAGTGAACGCCGCTGGCTCCACTGTTCCCAGCAGCAGCGGGCCCTCCAACAGCTCTGCGCCCTCCAACAACCTCGTGACATCGTCAGGCCAGACCGGCAGCACGATACCTGCCAAGCCCGGCTCCTTTCCCCCCTTTGGGAGCATGGGCGGCCAGGGCCAGGGAGGCGGCCCCCAGAGTGGACAGCTGGGACAGCAGGCTGGTACCCAGAATACCGGTGCCTCGGGGGACAACTCCAGCAGCCAAGCCCAGGGGCCCACAGAGCCCCCCGAGAG CACTTTGGAGCGAGAGAAGGTGGGAGTGCCCACGGATGGGGAGTCCCACGCTGTCACGTACCCACCTGCCATCGTTGTTTACATTGTGGATCCCTTTAGCTACGAGGAGGCGGACAGGGGCGCGGGGCCAGTGCCCGCACAATCCAGCGTGTGGACGCTGGGTCTGCTACGCTGCTACCTTGAGATGCTTCAGTCGCTGCCTCCACACATCCGCAATTCTGTTTCTGTACAA ATTATCCCATGCCAGTACCTGCTTCAGCCAGTGCGAGGTGAAGACCGTCATATCTACGCCCAGCACCTCAAATCGCTCGCATTCTCAGTGTTCACTCAGTGCAGACGGCCACTGCCCGCCTCCACCAACGTCAAATCACTGACCGGCTTCGGCCCGGGCTTGGCCATagacactgcactgaagagccCGGAG AGGCCAGAGTGTCTGCGTCTGTACACGCCGCCGTTCATCCTCGCACCTGTGAAGGACAAGCAGACAGAGCTGGGGGAGACGTTTGGAGAGGCCTCGCAGAAGTACAACGTGCTATTTGTAGGTTACTGTTTGTCCCACGACCAACGGTGGCTTCTGGCTACCTGCACTGACCTGTATGGGGAACTGCTGGAGACCTGCATCATCAACATAGATGTACCCCACAG GGCACGGAGGAAAAAGGGGTCAGTTCGGCGTCTCGGCTTACAGAAACTGTGGGATTGGTGTTTGGGACTCGTGCAGATGACATCCCTTCCCTGGAGGGTGGTGATTGGCCGACTAGGCAGGATCGGGCACGGAGAGTTGAAAG ACTGGAGCATTCTGTTGAACAGGAGAAACCTGCAGTCGCTGAGTCGACGTCTGAAGGACATGTGCCGAATGTGTGGCATCTCTGCCTCGGACACCCCCAGCATCCTCAGCGTGTGCTTGGTTGCCATGGAGCCACAGGGATCCTTTATCATCATGCCAG ACTCGGTGTCGACGGGCTCGGTGTTTGGCCGCAGCACCACCTTAAACATGCAGACATCGCAGCTTAGCACGCCGCAGGACACTTCCTGCACCCACATCCTGGTCTTCCCCACCTCTGCCATCGTCCAGGTCGCCAGCTGCAATTACACCAACATCGACACCAACATCGACATTCTCAATCCCACCACTG ATGGCTCTGATGCTATCGAGATCTTGGCCCTGCTCGACCAGGAGAACGATTTAGTGGATCCAGACATCATCAACATCTCACCTACCACCTCCCCGGTGCACTCCCCTGGCTCTCATTACCACCACGGAGGTGATGGCAGCAAG GGTCAGAGTACCGATCGTATGGAGTCCCACGAAGAAGTTCCTAACCTCCTGCAGCAGCCTCTGGCACTCGGCTACTTCGTCTCCACGGCCAAAGCCGGCCCACTACCCGACTGGTTCTGGTCAGCCTGTCCGCAGGCTCAGAACCAGTGCCCACTCTTTCTCAAG GCCTCTTTGCACCTCCATGTGTCTTCAGTGCAATCAGATGAACTGCTGCACAGCAAACACTCCCATCCCCTCGACTCCAATCAGACCTCAGATGTACTCAG atttgtgctggagCAGTACAACGCCCTCTCCTGGCTGACATGTGACCCGGCTACGCAAGACCGACGATCGTGTCTACCAATTCACTTTGTGGTGCTCAACCAGATGTACAACTTCATCATGAACATGTTGTAA